The Oryza glaberrima chromosome 5, OglaRS2, whole genome shotgun sequence DNA segment ATTTTCTGATGAAAGTTAGGTATCATTGTCTAACCAAATAGACATTGGAAAAGGATCAAGCATACCAATTGATATTTTCATTTTTGCTCTAAAAAATGACTACATAAGTGGTTTTGAAAGCGAAAGCGAATATTGCCCATATTGGAGAAAATGTCTACCAACTAACAGACAATAATATATCAGATTTTCCTTAACTATCTTTGTGCATGCTGAATGAGAGCTCACATACTAGGAGAGATTACTCACCACTCACTGACTGTACTCAGAACCAGGTAGTGGCCTAATCAGAGTTTGCTGAGAGAAAATATGATGAAATGGACAAGAAAACCCTCACTTAGGTAGTTAGAAGACTCCTCTCAGGGTCCCTCTCCAACAAACTGTATATATTTGTGTATCAACCAATCTGACATATATGCAGTGGTTtccaattaatggcaatatccAACCACCAACTGATGCAGCAACAGAGTGAGTACTTGAAGCATCCTTATCTACCAGAAAGCTCTGCAAGCTTAATTAGCAAAGTACAGCAGGTTTTCATGTAGAAAATGATGTGTTTAGTTGGGATATACATGATATATACTTTTTGAAACTCCTCTTAGTTCTCTATCACCATACATACATCAgccattaatatataatatccaTACTAGTACAAGAATATTAATCTTAATGCCTTAATCAACTCAAAAGCCTAAGCTTAATTATCACAAGCACATCATTTTGGAAACATATTGATAGCAACATGCCAGTGAAGTAGTGAACACAAAGAATGAGATAATAATGATCAAGAATGCATCAGGTTAAGAACAGAATGGCTAGGAAATCTTCACAGTAACCATTTTGCTATATGAAAAGTGCAAGACAAGAAGGAAGAACAACCTCTTTTTGTCAAATGCAACAGACAGGGGCCCACATGGAAGTACACACATGTCTGATGAGAATAAAATGATCCAGGCCCCTAAAGAGCATATCTATGCTATCCATATAAAGCCAAACAAAAGAAAGGAGGCACACATGCAAGGAGTCCTCTTTATGGTAAGATAAAATGAAATGTCCCAGAGGTTGTGTAGTGGCAGGGGCAGTGATACTTGTGATCCACGCACTGATGGGTCTTTCCATGGAGCAGTGGAAAAAAGTATGGCCAATCCTGTCAACAACACATTTTTGCCCATTGGAAAATTTGTCACCCCTCGGCTTCATGATGTACTGCTGATTCTGTGGCCTATCCATGCATCACAAGATTCACAAGAAACGAATATATCATGTCTTGTAGATGGTGCACAAGCACAGAGGCATACACATATACCCATCAGTGTATCATCTTTTCTAATTCATCAGGCAGGCATGCCGAGGGTAGGGTGGTGCAGCTTTTGATTTGCTGCAGCCATCAATCAGTCAAAGGCCTTGCTCCTCTTTCTCCAACTTCTTTTTACTTGTCATGGCACATCCAACCTGATTCTGTGATAACAGCATTCTTttgataaaatcaatttcaagttgATTGTGCTCACTTGCTGatatcccccctctctctgttGCAGTGCTATTGTGAATGAGTACATTGAAGCCATGAAGAAGCTCGCATGTGAGATCCTGGACCTGTTAGGAGAGGGGCTAGGTCTCAAGGACCCCAGATACTTCAGCAAGCTTACCACAAACGCTGACAGTGACTGCCTCCTGAGGATCAACCACTACCCTCCATCATGCAACATTCACAAGCTTGACCATGATGACCAATGCAATATCAAGAGCCTTGTTAGCACCAAGGCTAGCAATGGTGGGAATCTGATGGCAGGTGGGCGCATTGGGTTCGGCGAGCACTCTGACCCGCAGATCCTTAGCTTGCTCCGAGCAAACGATGTCGAAGGGCTACAGGTGTTTGTGCCGGACCACGAGGGCAAGGAGATGTGGGTTCAGGTGCCATCGGACCCATCGGCCATTTTCGTCAATGTTGGTGATGTCCTCCAGGTAGTCACAGTAAATGACtagagcaaaaaaaaacagcattaCATATATCAGAATAAGGTTTACTATTATCAAAAGAAATTATTTCATAGATTATAAAAGGACAGCAAAGAAATTATTTCATAGATTATAAAAGGACCGCATTGCTATCATATGATTTACAAATTATGTGGCTTTCTTCCAGTTAttcataaaaaatgtttctttGCTCACTGCAAAACACACAGGaaagtaacatatatttaatcatttgatTCATAAGGCTGCAGCACTGCTGAACAATGTttcttttgccaaaaaaaatgcaacactGATATGTTTGTTATTTTCAGACTCAAATTCATTGTATTGCTGCAACTCTTACCAGCTGAGAAAAAAATCTCTTTCTAACCTGCAACTACCGCTGTTTTactcaacttaaaaaaaaatcactaaaacATGATGCTGTAAGCCTGGACATAGTTTTGCATTCCTGACATTGTTCGGCTTATCCTTTCTTTGGCCTTTATTTCTTCAGGCTCTGACAAATGGGAGGCTGATAAGTATCCGGCACAGGGTAATTGCAACCGCCTGCAGGCCAAGGCTGTCCACAATATACTTCGCATCACCACCCCTGCATGCACGAATCTCGGCACTCCCAGAGACAATCACAGCCAGCAGCCCACGCCGATACCGATCATTCACCTGGGCTGAGTACAAGACGACAATGTACTCACTCCGCCTGAGCCACAGCCGCCTAGAACTTTTCAAAATTGACGATGATGACAGCGACAATGCCAGTGAGGGAAAAGCATAGGAATTGCTGGTTAAATTGCAGACGATGCCTATGGACCAGTGGGGATTAGGAAGCTGAAACTGTCCCCAAAATTTTGGCTCTCTGGCAGTCTGGCTACTATTGTCAGATATCTCACTATTATGATGGCGTAGTGCCTAAGTTGACGAGTGTGTAATATCGTTAGCAGTCTACAGAAGCTATGGTTGTACGGAAGTAATGTACTGTCGCCTTTTCAGCTAACTATCCATGTTCTCTCTTATATGTAATGAGTTAGTTGACGGATGTGTAATATTGCTAGCATTGTATATAAGCTATGGTTGTACGGAAGTAATGTAATATAGCCTTTTCAGCTAACTATTCATGTTCCCTTTGTCCCTCTAAAGCACAAAAGTAAGACCTAACTACAGAGCACAATAGATAGTTTTTGAGAACTATGATCTATTAAGAAATCTTAAGAGAAATCAGAATACTTTTGACACATGGTTGGCATAAGCTAGTTGCAAGTAATTCTGCAAACCACACCATTATTACACTAGATTAAATTTCATACTTCAGGACAGTCACCAAGTGTCAACTCAACTTACATATGGTTTTTCCTGTGAATGGGAGATAATTGTAGAGCCAACATCACATCAAACAAAATGGAGagttttatgatatatatatgttcatgcACTGTCGGAAAGAACATGATATTATAAGTCAGTTGCAAATAAGAGGGTAGTAAAAAAAGATACTACCTAACGGATGCACCTCTACCTCCCAATTTATATTTCAATGCACCTCCTAATTTCTTTTTCAATGGCAGAAACAGAAAGGAACCAAAAGATACATATCATTAAAGAACCGTATGCATATATTATTAATAAAGAATGAGTCAGTGATAAGAAATTATTGTGATATAAATCACAGCAAATCCGTGAAGTGGTCTGGTGGCGGTCAATTATACATGCAGTTTTCTATTTTCAATTATACAACTATACAAAGATATTCACTTCGAAACTTTTCACTTCTTTATATAGTAGTGTGACTCTCTCAAAAATCAATACATACTGAAGCAGGAAAAGATTATATTTGATGATCTTACCGAAGGATGTTGGTTGCGTGGTGTGTACCTAGTTCAGCCACCCCCATTCTTCTTTAATAGGCGGTTAACACAGTCTTTAATTACGAAGTTCAAGCCCTTGCTTGCAACCAGAGTCAAGGTCAGCTGCAGGCAAGAAAACCAACAATAGTTTTACTCTTGTATAATCACAATCCTTCCCATTAATCTTCCCTGCATGGTGTGTAGTCACAACGGCAGATGATGACTGCATCAATGATTCCTCAGGGCCACTCTAACTACCCAAATTCATGCAGGCTAATAtaatctgttaaaaaaaaaaaagagtgatcAAGTAATTCATGGAGATAAGAATAATCATGAAACCTCACAGCactgttcaaaaaataaaaagaacccTCAAAGCATTTTCATTATATCACTTACCAGCATGTACTATACACAACAGAGTAGATCAAAATCCACCATTACATCACCTTATCCAAGGGCTGTGAGCCTGCAATACGCAAAAATAACAGTATGTCAACAGAACATTTTCTTTCATGAAGTCAACGGTAATTCTTGGAAGATAAAAACAGAGATAAGACATTGGTTATGCAACCAACTAAAGGACAAAGTAGCTCCAATTTAATGGAACTATTCATTGAGCTTGCTGTTTATAACAAAAAGGGAACTGATCAAATTACAACCAATCTCAAAAATAATCTAGAACCTGCAAAATAATGCTTTAGCAATGATTGCTCTAAGTTTACTATATAAAGTGAATTTTGTTCCGTAAGTATCAATTTAAGTGGGACATTGCAGAAATGTCTGTTCAGCACTAATAACTAAAGCAGAAACTGGGTGTTGTTTAAAAACAGTGTTCAAAAAGCATCCTTTAATGAATGTCCTCAACTTCAAGAATCATAAagcaatataaatatgagcatTCCAACCACATGTATATCAAGTCATAAATATTCTATTCAGAAGGGAACGGTAGGACTGTACTCAGGTTTCTTAATTTGATATCTTTAAATCGTTCAGAATCAGGTTGAGCTATGCCTATGCTACCTGAACTTGCCAACAAGGAAATCGTCAGCTTGTCATCATCCAAAAACAATCTTTTTGAAACAAAAGGGGAACACACGCGCACCAGGCTTACTTGTTTCTCAAACATTGCAGAGATGCACCTGATTAGTACTGAAACAGAAACATGTCCAGAAAGGGCATGCTTCAAAATTGGAGAAGGGCACACTAAATTCTAAAGGGAATGGCATGATTACTACATCCCTGAAACAAAATGGTTGGCTCGCAAATAGCAACTTGAAATGTCGCAGGCTGTCATCAATTTCATGTGGCTTCACGCATCAGATGGTCAGACGCCGATGATGATAGCTCGCTTGCCGGTGCCAAGCATTTAGCCAACATCCAGGACAAGAAATGCCCGAATATGTCGATTACTTCATCCACCATATCCACACAAATCATGCTAGAGTGCACAAAATCGGACCAGGTTCCAACTGTGCCTCCAGCATCAGGGAGATCGACAATGTAGTCATGTACCCAACCCACAATGCTTAGACATTCAAAAACCTGACCCTAGATTTGGTACTCTACTAGGTTGGCATGTGGCAGCGAACGATTCTCAAACAGAAGAACATTTCCTGCAGAAACTGCGTCTTCTCGGAGCCCAGAGCTGCACACGAGCAATCAATCGGAACTGCAACGAAAACCTGTGCAGCCATCCACTACTTGACAACACCCGCGTGGCTACAAGACATGCTCGTACCTTTACCTGCAGCTACAGCAACCGGAGCGGCAGGAGATTCCTGAGACCGCCAGCCTCCGCCCATCCTACGCGCGGACCAAAAACACcagcgccgccggtggcggcggcggcacggagacCCTGACGAGCCAAAACCTGGTGGTCGCGGTTCAGCCCCTCCGACTTGGAGCAgctccatccccgccgccgatCCCCATTTGCGCTGCCTTCCGAGTTAACATGCGACTCCCtcactgccccccccccccccccacgccGTCGCCCTCGGCGGCGAGCCGGTGACTCGCCGCCGTCCTTCTGCCGACCACCGCTCGTTTGCTCCAAGAGTGTTCGGCAAAATGCCTGAAGGCAAACggaagagaaagagagcaaGGACGGACTATGCTTTGGGCCGAATGGTTTAATCTGGAATTGGACCACGACATCGAGATTAGGAATAGGTTCACTTTAGATCCTCCATTTGTCGCCCGGTCTGATTTTCATCCTCTGTCCAAAAAACCGGGATACAATGCATTCTCTaccttacaaaaccagtgcaaacaagGTCTTCGTCCTATGTGGCACTGACGAGACACTTACATGGTCGTTcgattcaaaaaataaaaagagaaaaattgaatactaaaaaattaaaaaaatatatgtcgaGCCCATatgtaagtcaaaaaaaaaaaagtgggactCACATGTCCTCCATCTCATCCTCCCAACCTCTATCTTCTCTCTCCATCGGCGAGCGTGTGCAGAGAGGGACGAGGCAGGGAGGCCGGCAAGATCGGGCCCACGACACTGTCGCTGATAATGTGGGCTCATGAGAGGGGAGGTGGAGGCCGAGGCGCCACTCCCTCGCGAGCTAGAGCTCTACTATCTCTTCGTCTACAACCGCCGCCTGTGGCACCGCTCCGCCACTATCTCCGACACGGCCTTCCTGAAGGCTGCTCATGGGTTGCTCTTGGCCATGTGCCCCGTCtccagcggtggcggcagcgcaaAGAGGGGTGCAAGAGCGTTTCTCTTGATTTGTTTCTCTGACAACCGCGGTGCAAAAATGGCAGGACTGAAGGAAGGTGCTGGTC contains these protein-coding regions:
- the LOC127773619 gene encoding gibberellin 2-beta-dioxygenase 1, which gives rise to MVVPSATTPARQETVVAAPPAAAGAAASGVVGGGGVTIATVDMSSLATERGAVARRVAAACAAHGFFRCVGHGVPAAAPAAARLDAATAAFFAMAPAEKQRAGPASPLGYGCRSIGFNGDVGELEYLLLHANPAAVAHRARTIDAMDPSRFSAIVNEYIEAMKKLACEILDLLGEGLGLKDPRYFSKLTTNADSDCLLRINHYPPSCNIHKLDHDDQCNIKSLVSTKASNGGNLMAGGRIGFGEHSDPQILSLLRANDVEGLQVFVPDHEGKEMWVQVPSDPSAIFVNVGDVLQALTNGRLISIRHRVIATACRPRLSTIYFASPPLHARISALPETITASSPRRYRSFTWAEYKTTMYSLRLSHSRLELFKIDDDDSDNASEGKA